A stretch of the Methanobrevibacter woesei genome encodes the following:
- a CDS encoding multiprotein bridging factor aMBF1, translating to MECEICGKPVSDNPKRTKIDGSVMIVCNECAKFGRIQKAPPKSKFIKTNKKGKKQQNTKKRNTREEPTEELIENYNTTIRNKRESKNWSREQLGQAINEKVSVITRIESGKMIPDIKLTKKLEKALDLTLLEKTGEIDLTQFQGSDSGKLTLGSIVKIKKK from the coding sequence ATGGAATGCGAAATTTGTGGAAAACCCGTTTCAGACAACCCAAAAAGAACAAAAATCGATGGTTCTGTAATGATAGTTTGTAATGAGTGTGCCAAATTCGGTAGAATTCAAAAAGCACCTCCTAAATCAAAATTTATAAAAACTAATAAAAAAGGTAAAAAACAACAGAATACCAAAAAACGTAACACAAGAGAAGAACCAACTGAAGAACTAATTGAAAACTACAACACAACAATTAGAAACAAAAGAGAATCTAAAAATTGGTCTAGAGAACAGTTAGGGCAAGCAATAAATGAAAAAGTATCTGTAATAACACGTATCGAATCTGGAAAAATGATTCCTGATATAAAATTAACTAAAAAACTAGAAAAAGCTTTAGATTTAACATTACTTGAAAAAACTGGAGAAATAGACTTAACTCAATTCCAAGGAAGTGATTCTGGAAAATTAACCCTTGGAAGCATAGTAAAAATTAAGAAAAAATAG
- a CDS encoding DUF356 domain-containing protein — protein MALVLIRGENNSKLLNAIADMERHGNLNLACKPKMIDSRFADKLVEGILHSKLKTKSKVATAFFIKEDTTLSIMQIKKIHPPAHVVIVSDEYDAYDKLKLKLERAPDFSGYYSHKAKNSGMKDYKTKGEVKVIDNKKLNSYSHK, from the coding sequence ATGGCATTAGTCTTAATAAGAGGAGAAAACAATTCAAAGTTACTTAATGCAATTGCAGATATGGAAAGGCATGGTAACTTAAATTTAGCATGTAAACCAAAAATGATCGATTCTAGATTTGCAGATAAATTAGTTGAAGGTATTTTACATTCTAAACTTAAAACTAAATCTAAAGTTGCGACTGCTTTTTTTATTAAAGAAGATACAACTTTAAGTATTATGCAGATTAAGAAAATTCATCCACCAGCACATGTTGTTATTGTAAGTGATGAATATGATGCTTATGATAAATTAAAACTTAAATTAGAGAGAGCTCCTGATTTTTCAGGTTATTATTCTCACAAAGCAAAAAATAGTGGTATGAAGGATTATAAAACAAAAGGTGAAGTTAAAGTTATTGATAATAAAAAATTAAATAGCTATTCACATAAATAG
- a CDS encoding proteasome-activating nucleotidase encodes MEDNIDVEENQILENNLENSSKKDLIDEIDSMRDEISSLKDENARTKSNLMWKVRKLEKDKVLIENEKIRLEREAKSLRAEVERFRSPPLVLATITEILDDNRMTVKSSTGPSFLVKYSKFLDEKLLVPGSRVALNQQTFGIVEILPSEKDKNVSGMEIETKPDVTYETIGGLEDQIVEVKETVELPLKEPELFEKIGIDPPKGILLYGPPGTGKTLLAKAVANETNATFIKIVASEFVKKYIGEGARLVREVFELAKEKAPAIIFIDELDAVAAKRLKSSTSGDREVQRTLMQLLAELDGFESRGDIGIIGATNRPDILDPALLRPGRFDRFIEVPLPNDEGRKEILKIHTEKMALDEEADLDVLSSLTDGLSGADLKAVCTEAGMFAIREKRDKVTVADFMDAVDKVVDSNQDNFPEEAGVMFG; translated from the coding sequence ATGGAAGATAACATTGATGTAGAAGAAAACCAAATTTTAGAGAATAATTTGGAAAATTCTTCTAAAAAAGATTTAATTGATGAAATTGATTCAATGAGGGACGAGATTAGCTCATTAAAAGATGAAAATGCTCGTACTAAAAGTAACCTAATGTGGAAGGTTAGAAAATTAGAAAAAGATAAAGTTCTAATTGAAAATGAAAAAATTAGGTTAGAAAGAGAAGCAAAATCTTTAAGAGCTGAAGTAGAAAGATTTAGATCTCCTCCACTTGTATTAGCTACTATTACTGAAATCCTTGATGATAATAGAATGACAGTTAAAAGCAGCACTGGTCCAAGCTTTTTAGTTAAATACTCTAAATTTTTAGATGAAAAATTGTTAGTACCAGGTTCAAGGGTTGCTTTAAATCAACAAACATTTGGTATTGTTGAAATTTTACCATCAGAGAAAGATAAAAATGTTTCAGGTATGGAAATTGAAACAAAACCTGATGTTACTTATGAGACCATTGGAGGTCTTGAAGATCAAATTGTAGAGGTAAAAGAAACTGTAGAGTTACCTCTTAAAGAACCAGAATTATTTGAAAAAATAGGTATTGACCCTCCAAAAGGTATCTTATTATATGGACCTCCAGGAACTGGTAAAACTTTATTAGCTAAAGCTGTAGCAAATGAAACTAATGCTACTTTTATTAAAATTGTGGCATCTGAATTTGTTAAAAAATATATTGGTGAAGGTGCAAGGCTTGTTCGTGAAGTATTTGAGCTTGCAAAAGAAAAGGCACCAGCTATTATATTCATTGATGAACTTGATGCAGTTGCAGCTAAAAGACTTAAAAGTTCAACCAGTGGAGATAGAGAAGTTCAAAGAACTTTAATGCAGCTATTAGCCGAACTTGATGGATTTGAATCTCGTGGTGATATTGGAATTATCGGTGCTACTAATAGGCCAGATATTTTAGATCCTGCACTTTTAAGACCAGGACGTTTTGACAGGTTTATTGAAGTTCCATTACCTAATGATGAAGGAAGAAAAGAAATCTTAAAAATCCATACAGAAAAAATGGCTTTAGATGAAGAAGCAGATCTTGATGTACTATCTTCATTAACTGACGGTCTCTCTGGAGCTGATTTGAAAGCAGTTTGTACTGAAGCAGGTATGTTTGCAATCCGTGAAAAACGTGATAAAGTAACTGTTGCTGACTTTATGGACGCTGTTGATAAAGTTGTTGATTCAAATCAAGATAACTTCCCAGAAGAAGCTGGGGTAATGTTTGGATAA
- a CDS encoding PH domain-containing protein — MLFNKNDKIANERIIYETRPNMILGCKKAILGIILLIIILSVASPVISYIGNMQVYLISYINVGLTHYTAIALFVIIFILILYIIWQLLSWYSISYTLTDRRIIVKKGLLNTKKSYMPYNTIQDINTSQNIIERLLNIGTVSIFSAYDNNQMEIANISSPGEVEEILFDEMNRFRFNDRGFNDFNNQYGEQPPRNLRKSSKKHKSRFNKRNNPPRNLFEEEGYNADEYRPYMNEEIPDNYYDERQYSENYYEEPQYDNKYERGYSSANDYYKEQNHSKGQNNYEYYPEDLNYQNNSHKKYKKYDYEYYDGDNNLERNIDSAMKHLDGSYKFEGYNDNYDDSSSYSEEYNNQEYEDSEPYYNDYDEMDYYLEENRDDFSKKESKNKSFDDRNTIVQRHFDKFKK; from the coding sequence ATGTTGTTTAATAAAAATGATAAAATAGCTAATGAAAGGATTATCTATGAAACAAGACCTAATATGATTTTAGGCTGTAAAAAAGCTATTTTAGGTATTATTTTATTAATTATTATTTTATCAGTTGCATCTCCAGTAATTTCTTACATTGGAAATATGCAGGTTTACTTAATTTCTTATATTAATGTTGGTTTAACCCATTACACTGCCATTGCACTTTTTGTAATTATTTTTATACTTATTTTGTATATTATATGGCAACTGCTTTCATGGTATTCTATTTCTTATACCTTGACTGATAGAAGAATCATTGTTAAAAAAGGTTTATTAAACACAAAAAAAAGTTATATGCCCTATAATACTATTCAGGATATCAACACTTCTCAAAATATTATTGAAAGGCTTTTAAATATTGGAACTGTAAGTATTTTCAGTGCATATGATAATAATCAAATGGAAATAGCCAATATTTCATCTCCTGGTGAAGTTGAAGAAATTCTATTTGATGAGATGAACAGATTCAGATTTAATGATAGGGGATTCAATGATTTTAATAATCAATATGGAGAACAGCCTCCTAGAAACCTTAGAAAATCCTCTAAAAAACATAAATCCAGGTTCAATAAAAGGAATAATCCTCCCAGAAATCTTTTTGAAGAGGAAGGTTATAATGCTGATGAATACAGGCCTTACATGAATGAAGAGATTCCAGATAATTATTATGATGAACGCCAATATTCTGAAAATTATTATGAAGAACCTCAATATGATAATAAATATGAAAGAGGATATTCTTCTGCTAATGATTATTACAAGGAACAAAATCACTCAAAAGGTCAAAATAATTATGAGTACTATCCTGAAGATTTAAATTATCAAAATAACTCTCATAAAAAATATAAAAAATATGATTATGAGTATTATGATGGAGATAATAACTTAGAGAGGAATATTGATAGTGCAATGAAGCATCTTGATGGTTCTTATAAATTTGAAGGTTATAATGATAATTATGATGATTCCAGCTCTTATAGTGAGGAATATAATAATCAGGAATATGAAGATTCAGAACCCTATTATAATGATTATGATGAAATGGATTATTATTTAGAAGAAAATAGGGATGATTTTTCTAAAAAAGAATCTAAAAATAAATCTTTTGATGATAGAAACACTATTGTTCAAAGACATTTTGATAAATTTAAAAAATAA